In one Plasmodium falciparum 3D7 genome assembly, chromosome: 14 genomic region, the following are encoded:
- a CDS encoding aminomethyltransferase, putative, with amino-acid sequence MSKYFLCKLKNRALIQLWGKDSFKFLQSLTTNDLNKIIPESDFILHKNLPENILCNNYDSYIYDINNKTTNYEKSAVGLPSLFLLNNGKILYDCFIYNIKYSYEKNLFFSLFYIDCNIHILNFLLDLLEKRKLSCDVYFKNIKNINVYQFLSYTSLFNLHKKVIYTNTFENDMRNTINNSLGVYNDNENSSLFLFFSKDQRSELLGYRIYEYNYKKEKVENDYPKNVSFIKNEEVANKKTCNDNIIISNNFDNKFANIINIFEKEEKIKLTSSFVYDYLKLNLGIIENLYTPDMYFSDMNNDKSDPGTNNNNIYKDITINNDINKNVKKIKNERDVFTFKNLTPFDLNYDNLNYLTKEKGCYVGQEAINRTRNEIFISKYSLTLCINYDYHDVFYENFDNDPTKIYNNILYTKYLKDIKDNHLLKSSFLLLKNLMSSKQNESVTYEHQFDVIYNNDIKSDNTLKNFKIGHVFFYNHIIGICFLIKKKIENMKHNIFSTSSKIHITKNNYDESTHRIVLLPLEKI; translated from the coding sequence GCCCTTATCCAACTGTGGGGTAAGGACTCCTTTAAATTTCTTCAGAGCCTTACAACAAATGACttgaataaaattataccTGAGAGtgattttatattacataagaATTTAcctgaaaatatattatgtaataattatgattcctatatttatgatatcaATAATAAGACGACAAATTATGAGAAAAGTGCTGTAGGATTgccttctttatttttactaaACAAtgggaaaatattatatgattgttttatatataatataaaatatagctatgaaaagaatttattttttagtttattttatatagactgtaatatccatatattaaatttcttATTAGATTTATTAGAAAAACGAAAATTATCTTGTGATgtgtattttaaaaatattaaaaatattaatgtttACCAATTCTTATCATATAcatctttatttaatttacataaaaaagtGATATACACTAATACCTTTGAAAACGATATGAgaaatacaataaataattcattaGGAGTATATAATGATAACGAGAATTCatctctttttttatttttttcgaaAGATCAAAGAAGTGAATTATTAGGCTAtagaatatatgaatataattataaaaaggaaaaagtaGAAAATGATTATCCTAAAAATGTGAGtttcataaaaaatgaagaggtagcaaataaaaaaacttgtaatgataacataataatatctaataattttgataataaatttgctaatattataaacatttttgaaaaggaagaaaaaataaaacttaCAAGTTCTTTTGtttatgattatttaaaattaaactTAGGTATTATTGAAAATTTATACACACCAGATATGTATTTTAGTGATATGAATAACGATAAATCTGATCCAGgaactaataataataatatttataaagatataacaataaataatgatattaataaaaatgtgaagaaaataaaaaacgaAAGAGATGTGTTcacttttaaaaatttaacaCCGTTCGACTTAAATTATGATAACTTAAATTATTTGACAAAAGAGAAAGGATGCTATGTTGGACAGGAAGCTATTAATAGAACGagaaatgaaatatttataagtaaatattctttaacattatgtataaattatgaTTATCACGATGTgttttatgaaaattttgataatgatcctacaaaaatatataataatattttatatactaaatatttaaaagatataaaagataaccatttattaaaaagttcttttcttttactaaaaaatttaatgagTTCTAAACAAAATGAATCAGTGACATATGAACATCAATttgatgttatatataataatgatataaaatcagataatactttaaaaaattttaaaattggtcacgtttttttttataaccaTATTATAggtatatgttttttaataaaaaaaaaaattgaaaatatgaaacataatatattttctacaaGTTCgaaaatacatataacaaaaaacaaTTATGATGAGTCTACTCATCGAATAGTTTTGCTCCCCTTAGAAAAAATTTAA